GACCGAAATATCGTTACTATTGCTGCAATTGAAGGTGACGATAATGACATTTCTATTGATCAAGAAGGTGATAGAAATAACGCAGTATCTAACTTATTTACCGGCAATGATAACTCAGTTGACGTTGCACAAAACGGTGCAGATAACCTAGCAACATTTGAGGTTATTGGTGACGACAATGAATTTAACTTCACTCAATCAGGTGATGGCAATATCAGCTACATGGGAACTTTAGGTCTTAATAACGAATATAGTTCTTTGCAAGTAGGTGACTTAAACGAAAGCCATATAGTGAACTTTAACGGTAACGATAATGATATTAACGTTACTCAGTCAGGTTCTGAAAACGTGCTAGTTTTAGAAGCTTCAGCTGATGACAATTCGTTGACCACTAGTGATAACGATATTGATGTTGTGCAAAATGGCTTCGCTAATGACGCGGTCGTAACATTAAGTACTATCCTTGATAGTAATGCTAATATCATTGATATCGCACAAACAGGTGATGTGAACTCGTTAGATATTCTTGTTGAAGGTAGTAACCATCAAATAGATATCATGCAAGACGGTGAAGATAACCTTATCACGGGTGCTGACGGTAGTTCGATGCTAATTGGTGGTGTTAATATTGCCTTTAACATCAGCCAAGTTGGTAATGGTAATATTGTTGAAGGGTCATTTATTAGCGACTCAGGTTCGGTTTCTGTCACGCAAATGGGTGATTGGAATAGCGCAGTAATTGTGCAGCAATAATTGTTCATTGAATATAAGTTAACAAGGGGCTTAAGGCCCCTTTTTATCTATAATAATATGTCTAAAAATATATCAGCATGGTTAGTAACACTGTGCTTGTTATTCACTCCTATATGTCATGCTGCTAGCGAAGTTGAAATTGGTGGTTTATTACTTGATAGCACTAAAAGTCGCTTGGGCCATGATTTTTATTTTCAATTTAGTCAGTTATGGCGTGACATACCAAATACGCAAGGTATAAACGTTCAGCTTATTGAGCAGATTGTACCGAGAGCAGGCACTAAGCTTAGTATTTTACTTAATGGCCGACTTATTTATGTTACTCATTTTGGGCGTAGACAATCTCCCGTAAAAGAAAAAGTAGAACAAGCCGTATTTATTTTGATTGATGCCATGGCGAAGACACAATATAGCCAAGATAGTGTTGATATGGCTGAAAGTGGCTGGTAATCATAAGGATATTAGTAATGAAGAAATTAATTTTAGCGTGTGCAGTTTGCATGAGCATAACCAATTCTGCACAGAGTACCGAGTTAGTTTATGCACCAATTAATCCTAGCTTTGGTGGTAGTGCGATGAACGGCAGCTTCTTATTAAGCAAAGCGCAAGGGCAAAATAAACATAAAGCAGAGTTGAGTGAAAAAAGCTTTGAAGAAAAAGTATCAGACGCGCTAGAGCGAGCGACACTCAGTGATATTGTTAGTAAATATAAAGATACAGTCTTAGGTGAAGAGCAAAATATAAATATCGGAGAAGATGCGACTTTTATCAGTGGAGATTATCAAATAGATATTGTGTCTGCTAACAGCGATACCATCACGATACAAATTACTGACTTATTGAGTAACAAAATCACTATCATTGAAATACCGAAGTTTGGATAAATTCATGAGAAAAATTATAATTTTAAGCCTCGTGAGTCTTTTGTCGGCTTGCAGCGCATTAGATCACGCAAGTAAACTATTTCCACCAGAGCAGTCTTTAGCAACAAAAGTTATGCCTTTGGAAAGTTTTAAAGAGCTCAAAGCACTGCCTAAGCCCAAAGGCGCCATACCGGTTTCGGTATATGCTTATCGGGACCAAACAGGGCAATATAAACCGCAAGCGAATGTAAGCTCATTTTCTACTGCTGTTACACAAGGAGCGACATCCATTTTGATGCAAGCTTTAAGTGATTCGGATTGGTTTTTACCTGTCGAGCGAGAAGGTTTGCAAAATGTATTAACAGAGCGAAAAATTACTCGGGCAGCTAATCAAGCAAATAAAGCCACTGAAAATATTGAATTACCGCCTTTAACTACTGCAAAAATATTACTTGAAGGTGGCATTATCAGTTACGACTCTAATACCCGAACAGGCGGCTTTGGCGCAGAGTATTTTGGTATTGGTGCTTCAGAGCTTTATCGTGAAGATCAAATTACAGTTTATATGCGAGCGGTTGATGTGCGAACTGGACAAGTGCTGGTATCAGTATCAACTAATAAAAAGGTGTTGAGCCAGGAGGTACGAGCTGGTTTTTTCCGTTACGTTAGCTTTAAACGCTTAGCAGAAGCCGAAGGCGGTTTTAGTGATAATGAGCCGATGCATGTTTGTGTGCAACAAGCCATTGAGAAAGCAATTACCGAGTTAGTGATTAAAGGTATAGAGCGTAAGGTCTGGCGCGCCGATGCATAATTGAGGTAAGTGTTTAAAAAACTAAAAAAATCAGTGTTTATCACTGATTTTTTTTATTCATTATATTTTTTAAAATATTACTTTATCAATTCGTAGTGCCATAATTTTGTGTCCGGCTAATAAGCTCAATACGATTTCGAGAGCTAGTTTTTCGAAAAATACTGTAGAGGTGAGTTTTTACCGTATTAGGGCTGATGTGGAGTTGGTCGGCTATTTCTCTATTTTGAGCGCCTCTAGATACGAGATTTATGATGGTTCTTTCGCGCTTGGTTAAGCTCGGGAAAAGGCTTTCAGGTTTTGCATCAACAGGTTTAGTTTGCCGAGTTTTGCTGCATATAAGTAGATCGTGAATGGCTTTGTTCATCGTCGAACGTTTAAACCAAGATTCTTCTTTGATAATAGAATCCAGACCTTTTAACATGATGTCTGGTCGGTCATTTTGATAAAATATGCCTTTGACATGTGACAATAGGGCAGTTACCTCACAGGTAATGCCATTAGTGGCGTTGAAGAGAATTGTGGTGTTATTGGCTGCTAGCGCTGAAATATTACTGGGCAGACCATTTCCTGTTTGATAATCAAATAAATCGATCAACAGAAATTGATATGATAACAACAGAGATTTTTCAGGGGGAGTGTTTCCTATCTCAATATCGATACCGCATGCTTCGATCAAACCGGTAAAGCGTTTAAATAGCGTTAAATGTGACCGCTCTGTATTTTTAACTTTTGGCGTTAAAACAAACGCACGTAGTTTTGTCATTTCCGTTGACATCATTAATTCTCCATATTACTAATCGATATTGCAAAATTCATTAACTAACATCTGTGCCAATATCATTGTGACCATATGATATTTACTGTCAGGTTGAAGTTTAGCGGCAAATCAAATTATAATTCAGCATTTAATATTATGTATGTGAATATAATGCCTGTTTTAACGTTAGATTAACACTGGTATTACATTTTACTTACAATTAGTAAAGTACGCGGTTAGCTCATCTATGTCTAGCATATAACTCTTTTATTTTTAAAGATTTTTTGAAGATATGTTAGTTATACTGGTATGACTTGTAAGTCAGTCTATATTTGGCTCGGCGGTATTAAATAACTAACTTAATTTATTTGGATTTAATGAAACATTGTTTTAAAGAGTTAATTTGTCTTTTTGAAAGTACTTTTAAAAAAAAATATAATACTAGGTTAATAAAAGGTAACGATGAACCTATTTATTTGCCAGCCAATGACGTATGTCAATTTAATCAAATTATATTCGCACATGGTTATTTTTCTAGTGCGTTACATGAAGTTGCTCATTGGTGCCTAGCTGGTCAATCTAGGCGATTATTAGAAGACTACGGTTATTGGTATATTCCCGATGGGCGAGATCATCAACAACAAGCAAAGTTTGAAAGCGTAGAAATAAAGCCACAAGCAATAGAATGGGCGCTTTGTGTTGCCAGTGGCAAAGACTTTGATGTTTCTACCGATAATTTGCTGGGTGAGGGTGAAACTGACAGAGTGGCGTTTAAAGCTAAAGTATTTAAGCAAGTGCAATTTTATCTAGAGTTTGGTTTCCCAACAGATGCTGCAAAATTTATTACGGTATTAGCCCAACATTATCAAACCACTTGGCCTTTAACTCCTGAGCACTTTTCATGTTAAACATTAAATATACTGCTGATCAGTACTTACTTTTAGTGGCTGAAATAATTGAGATGGATGAATGAAACAATTTAAATTAGGCTTAGTTATTAATCCTATAGCAGGAATTGGCGGTAGCGTAGCGTTAAAGGGAAGTGACGGTGTTGGTATTGCTGAACAAGCTATCGCGCTCGGGGCTGCCCCAAAGTCTAATGCACGAGCATCACTTGCGTTGGAAATATTATTACCTTATCGAGACAGTATTGTTATTTATACGGCTACTGGCGATATGGGTGAGAGCTTAGCGCAAGCGTTAGGATTTAAAACAGAAGTTGTATATGAACTTACAAATGCAATAACAACAGCGTTTGATACAGAGCAGGCTGTAACAACATTAATTAAGCATGACATTGACTTACTGTTGTTTGCTGGCGGTGATGGCACAGCTCGTAATGTTTGCCATATCGTTGAAGACAAGTTTCCTGTATTAGGCATTCCTGCCGGTTGTAAAATTCATTCAGGTGTTTATGCTATTACGCCTAAAGCGGCAGGGCGCGTGGTTGAGCTAATGATCACCAATCAGTTAGTTAGCTTAACTGATGCTGATGTTATGGATATAGATGAAAGTTTATTTCGCCAAGGCATAGTTAAAGCAAAACGTTTTGGAGAAATGCAGGTGCCATCCGAGTTGCGTTATATTCAAGCGGTTAAATCAGGTGGTAAAGAGTCTGATGAATTAGTTTTGCAAGATATCGCCGCTGATGTTATTTCAAAAATGGATGACGAACTGTTTATTATCGGCTCAGGCTCTACTACAGCATTTGTAATGGAAGAACTGGGATTAGAAAATACTTTGCTTGGCGTTGATGCTATATGTGAGCAAGCGTTAATGGCGAAAGATTTAACTGAGCCACAACTATGGCAGTTAATTCAACCATACGCACCAGGTAAAGTTAAACTTGTGATCACGTTAATCGGTGGCCAAGGACATATATTTGGTCGCGGCAATCAACAATTGAGCCCGCGCGTTATTCGCGCTATAGGTAAAGAAAATATTTTTATTATAGCGACGAAAACTAAATTGAATGCGCTGCAAGCTCGACCATTAATTGCCGATACTGGCGATAACGAACTCGACATAGAGTTGTCAGGCTATTTAGCCGTGACTACTGGCTATAATGATCAAGTATTATACCCAGTTGCCAGCCCGCAATAGTTAACGATAAAAATTTAAACATTAAATATTTTAAAACTGGCAATGTTGAACACTTGCCTAAATGAACTTGGAATTAAGTATGCAATTTGAAAACCTTACCGCGTTATATCATTTTTTAGATGAACAAGTAGAGCAAGATGTTAGTGCCGACGAGCTATTCGCCGGCAGTTATCTAAGAGGCTTTATTAGTTTGGCGGGCAGTGAATATGGCGATGAGTCACAAGTATTAACACAAGCGCTAGCAACAAATATTAGTGAGAAACTACAAGCTGCTCGCACAGAGCTTACACCGCAAGATCGTCAAATAGTGCAAGATTATTGGCTTCAACTTCAAACGGCATTTACTGAATAATACAGCTTTACACATTTTAAAAGCAGCTGTTCATTTTGAATTAGCTGCTTTTTTCATTTTAGAGTGTGGCCAATAGACGATTATTTATTTCAATTAACATCAGCTTTAAACACAAAGTTTAATCGAATTTACGACGAATAATATCTCGAATAACAAAACGGTTTGGCGCTAAGTTAAATAACTGTTCATTGTTTAATGGGTATGGCGTACCGCAAATATCTGCAGTTAGTATATCGGCCAATAATGGTGCTGTGCAAAGCCCACGCGCGCCCAACCCCGTTAGCATATATAGATTGTCAATAATTGGGGCAGGTTGGTTATAGCGCCAACGTTTATCTTTACTTAGATGCGGATATTGCTGTTTATGGGCGTCTATATCTGGCATTGCACCTACCATAGGTAAGTGATCAGGTGTCATACATCTTAAGCGGGCTTTGCTTTGTATAATATCTTTGGTATTCCAGTCAGTTAACCCCGGTAAACACTTATCTAGCATGTTGAGGTTAAATTGGTCGTCTTCGGTTTTGTTTTCTGTGTCAAAACTGTTCTTTTGGAAGGTGGCTCCGATACAGTGTAAATTTTTGTTTTCTGGCGTTAAGTAACCTTTATGACAAATAACCGTTGATAACGATTTAATTTTGTCATTACTCGCCATGCTACTCACTTGGCCACGAACAGATGTTAAAGGTAATTGCTTTATTAAATTTAGCGGGATGCCTTGAGCGCCACCGCAATAAATTAGCATACCGACTAAATGGTTTTCTTTATCACTTTGCAATAACCATTTTCCATCAGCTTGCTGGTTAATATTGTTTATTTTACAACCCGTTTCTATTCGCAAGCGATTAGTTGATTCTGCGGCACTGAAAATTTGTTTAACCAATTGAGCAGGGGCTATCCAACCAGCTTTTGGGAAAAATAACCCTCCATGATCAAGCGCTATGCTTGCTAACTCACTCGCTGTTTGTTTATCAACACTGTGGATAAGGCTTTTTGGCCACACAGTTGAGTTTTCAATATGCTGTTGACGAAGTGCTAAAGCGGGCTTGTAAGATATTTCTAATAGGCCGCACCAGTCGTGATCAAAATTAAAGCCTTGCGCCAATATGCTTTTATAATAACTTACGGCTTGCTCGAAAGCTTGTTGGTAAAACAGACTAATATCGTCAGCCTGTTGATGTATCAAAGGGTATAGCGCAGCAATATGATTACTAGAGGCACCTTGAGCCACACTAAAGTCTTGGCAGTATACGGTAACTTTAACGCCCGCTTTTGTTAACGCATAAGCCGCACACGCTGATGCAATACCGCCACCAATAATACTTACTTGCTGTGGTTTAGCGATAATTGGTCGTTGTTGATAGCCTTTGCCTGAATCAGGATTTTGTTGAAAAACGCCGCTG
The Colwellia sp. Arc7-D genome window above contains:
- a CDS encoding curlin, giving the protein MKLNKSMITCAVLMALGLNQTAVAGEETKQETEAVTIQSDIIVNAQGNVIVLSQDSRSGTGEGNETYILQDGDVNGTDFTVVGEGNIVEIEQVGSENIAIGTYTGNSNLLSVLQDGEINETSNNVTGNENIVDVSQVGAGYLGIGSRAINEVVGDGNEIIVDQGDGGHWAINGELTGSNNNVEFVQDGTWNETYFNSITGDSNDVESVQDGYWNVATIDAITGSDNELDIEQEGDRNIVTIAAIEGDDNDISIDQEGDRNNAVSNLFTGNDNSVDVAQNGADNLATFEVIGDDNEFNFTQSGDGNISYMGTLGLNNEYSSLQVGDLNESHIVNFNGNDNDINVTQSGSENVLVLEASADDNSLTTSDNDIDVVQNGFANDAVVTLSTILDSNANIIDIAQTGDVNSLDILVEGSNHQIDIMQDGEDNLITGADGSSMLIGGVNIAFNISQVGNGNIVEGSFISDSGSVSVTQMGDWNSAVIVQQ
- a CDS encoding curli assembly protein CsgF; this encodes MKKLILACAVCMSITNSAQSTELVYAPINPSFGGSAMNGSFLLSKAQGQNKHKAELSEKSFEEKVSDALERATLSDIVSKYKDTVLGEEQNINIGEDATFISGDYQIDIVSANSDTITIQITDLLSNKITIIEIPKFG
- a CDS encoding CsgG/HfaB family protein, producing MRKIIILSLVSLLSACSALDHASKLFPPEQSLATKVMPLESFKELKALPKPKGAIPVSVYAYRDQTGQYKPQANVSSFSTAVTQGATSILMQALSDSDWFLPVEREGLQNVLTERKITRAANQANKATENIELPPLTTAKILLEGGIISYDSNTRTGGFGAEYFGIGASELYREDQITVYMRAVDVRTGQVLVSVSTNKKVLSQEVRAGFFRYVSFKRLAEAEGGFSDNEPMHVCVQQAIEKAITELVIKGIERKVWRADA
- a CDS encoding YfcL family protein; this translates as MQFENLTALYHFLDEQVEQDVSADELFAGSYLRGFISLAGSEYGDESQVLTQALATNISEKLQAARTELTPQDRQIVQDYWLQLQTAFTE
- a CDS encoding response regulator transcription factor, whose amino-acid sequence is MMSTEMTKLRAFVLTPKVKNTERSHLTLFKRFTGLIEACGIDIEIGNTPPEKSLLLSYQFLLIDLFDYQTGNGLPSNISALAANNTTILFNATNGITCEVTALLSHVKGIFYQNDRPDIMLKGLDSIIKEESWFKRSTMNKAIHDLLICSKTRQTKPVDAKPESLFPSLTKRERTIINLVSRGAQNREIADQLHISPNTVKTHLYSIFRKTSSRNRIELISRTQNYGTTN
- a CDS encoding elongation factor P hydroxylase — translated: MKHCFKELICLFESTFKKKYNTRLIKGNDEPIYLPANDVCQFNQIIFAHGYFSSALHEVAHWCLAGQSRRLLEDYGYWYIPDGRDHQQQAKFESVEIKPQAIEWALCVASGKDFDVSTDNLLGEGETDRVAFKAKVFKQVQFYLEFGFPTDAAKFITVLAQHYQTTWPLTPEHFSC
- the mnmC gene encoding bifunctional tRNA (5-methylaminomethyl-2-thiouridine)(34)-methyltransferase MnmD/FAD-dependent 5-carboxymethylaminomethyl-2-thiouridine(34) oxidoreductase MnmC; this translates as MIDQTKITFQSDGSPYSSQFEDIYFDTNHGTSQSECVFINGNKIKTRLAKYPEKFVIAETGFGTGLNFLLTLATFDQLKQSQNRQNTRTAADSTLHFISVEKYPLSKAQLSQSLKILPELEQYSQQLIAQYPEHPEQDITLSFLNGAVTLQLIFNDATLGLAQLASDKNTRVSAIVDAWYLDGFSPAKNPEMWHTGLFQQITRLSKEQATLSTFTVSGKVKRQLISAGFRVEKRPTNGKKDEMLSGVFQQNPDSGKGYQQRPIIAKPQQVSIIGGGIASACAAYALTKAGVKVTVYCQDFSVAQGASSNHIAALYPLIHQQADDISLFYQQAFEQAVSYYKSILAQGFNFDHDWCGLLEISYKPALALRQQHIENSTVWPKSLIHSVDKQTASELASIALDHGGLFFPKAGWIAPAQLVKQIFSAAESTNRLRIETGCKINNINQQADGKWLLQSDKENHLVGMLIYCGGAQGIPLNLIKQLPLTSVRGQVSSMASNDKIKSLSTVICHKGYLTPENKNLHCIGATFQKNSFDTENKTEDDQFNLNMLDKCLPGLTDWNTKDIIQSKARLRCMTPDHLPMVGAMPDIDAHKQQYPHLSKDKRWRYNQPAPIIDNLYMLTGLGARGLCTAPLLADILTADICGTPYPLNNEQLFNLAPNRFVIRDIIRRKFD
- a CDS encoding ATP-NAD kinase family protein, producing the protein MKQFKLGLVINPIAGIGGSVALKGSDGVGIAEQAIALGAAPKSNARASLALEILLPYRDSIVIYTATGDMGESLAQALGFKTEVVYELTNAITTAFDTEQAVTTLIKHDIDLLLFAGGDGTARNVCHIVEDKFPVLGIPAGCKIHSGVYAITPKAAGRVVELMITNQLVSLTDADVMDIDESLFRQGIVKAKRFGEMQVPSELRYIQAVKSGGKESDELVLQDIAADVISKMDDELFIIGSGSTTAFVMEELGLENTLLGVDAICEQALMAKDLTEPQLWQLIQPYAPGKVKLVITLIGGQGHIFGRGNQQLSPRVIRAIGKENIFIIATKTKLNALQARPLIADTGDNELDIELSGYLAVTTGYNDQVLYPVASPQ
- a CDS encoding CsgE family curli-type amyloid fiber assembly protein; protein product: MSKNISAWLVTLCLLFTPICHAASEVEIGGLLLDSTKSRLGHDFYFQFSQLWRDIPNTQGINVQLIEQIVPRAGTKLSILLNGRLIYVTHFGRRQSPVKEKVEQAVFILIDAMAKTQYSQDSVDMAESGW